A genomic window from Chitinophaga pollutisoli includes:
- a CDS encoding helix-turn-helix transcriptional regulator, whose amino-acid sequence MPNSDDKFLIEFGARLQKLRTAKKLSTREFAYKAEISHSSVGRLEAGETNPTLTTLIKLAEALEVDMNTLTGKK is encoded by the coding sequence ATGCCCAATTCCGACGATAAATTCCTGATTGAGTTTGGCGCGCGCCTGCAGAAACTGCGGACGGCAAAGAAACTTAGCACCCGCGAGTTCGCCTACAAGGCGGAGATTTCACATAGCTCGGTCGGCAGGCTGGAGGCCGGGGAAACCAATCCCACGCTGACCACCCTCATAAAGCTGGCGGAGGCGCTGGAAGTTGACATGAACACGCTCACTGGCAAAAAGTAG
- a CDS encoding relaxase/mobilization nuclease domain-containing protein, whose protein sequence is MISKVITGKSFAGCCRYVCRKEDHVKILHVNCVREANPKDMAADFEDNRRRLHNKHRAVFHGILSFHPSERVTESLMTLIACQYLDRLKITDTQFAIVKHSDKAHQHLHIIANLVNMKGKAISDSWLGLRGKKVAQALTLEHGLKVAQGRTPKLTPPARGSEEAVKEEIFSAIATALVLCKSFVHLENVLAHSRIDIMYKRNGKGEVTGISFRKGKYAFKGSDIHRNFSFAGFQKRFNGERVDLARRVKRSRGLGL, encoded by the coding sequence GTGATAAGTAAGGTAATTACCGGAAAATCCTTCGCGGGATGCTGCCGGTACGTATGCAGGAAGGAAGACCATGTGAAGATCCTCCACGTCAATTGCGTAAGGGAAGCCAACCCCAAGGATATGGCTGCTGACTTTGAAGACAATCGCCGCAGGCTTCACAATAAGCACCGCGCTGTCTTTCATGGGATATTGAGTTTTCACCCATCGGAGAGGGTTACAGAATCCCTGATGACCTTAATAGCATGCCAATACCTTGACCGCCTTAAAATTACTGATACCCAGTTTGCCATCGTCAAGCATTCTGACAAGGCCCACCAGCACCTGCATATAATTGCCAATTTGGTAAACATGAAGGGAAAAGCTATTTCGGATAGCTGGCTAGGGCTTCGCGGGAAAAAGGTTGCCCAGGCGCTTACCTTGGAACACGGACTGAAAGTAGCCCAAGGACGTACCCCGAAGCTAACACCTCCGGCGCGTGGAAGTGAGGAAGCCGTGAAAGAGGAAATCTTTTCCGCCATAGCGACCGCGCTGGTGCTATGCAAGAGTTTCGTGCATCTGGAAAATGTTCTGGCTCATAGCCGGATAGATATCATGTATAAACGGAACGGGAAAGGCGAAGTGACCGGGATCAGCTTCAGGAAAGGGAAGTATGCATTCAAGGGAAGCGATATCCACCGGAATTTCTCATTTGCGGGGTTTCAGAAGCGATTCAACGGGGAGCGGGTCGATTTGGCCCGGAGGGTAAAGAGGAGCCGCGGATTGGGCCTATGA